The DNA segment GACGCGAACGGCGCCAGTTCGACGCCGATTTCGATCGACGGATCGACCGCCTTCATGGCCTTGGCGAACTTCACGAGGTTCTGGCCGTACTCGGTGGGCGTCTTCAGCGGGTGGTGATCCGGCTCGGTCGCACCCGCGTACATGGAGCCGTTGCCCCACACCTCCTCGCCGATCGCCCAGTACTTGATGTGGTCGTGGTCGACGATGTTGGCCTGCCGCACCCACGCCGCGGCCTCCTGCGGACCGATGTCCGTGCCCCCGGGCCCGTCATCGGCGGTGCTGCCGTAGTTGACATGCACCATCATCTGCGCGCCGGTCTTCTTCACGCTCGCGGCCCAGGACTGCCACGGCTGTGCCGCGGGCGAGGAATCGCCGGTGATCGGATCAGGGTCGAAGGAGTTGGTCCGCCACCGGTAGGTGTCGTCCCAGGGGCCGGTGTTCAGCTCCCGCAGCCGGACCCCGTCCGCGCGCAGCAGACGGCCGGTGCCGGGGGCACCCGCTTCGGGGTCGGTCTGCCAGTCGTCGCTACCCAGCGCGTCCTGCCCGACGGTCGCCAGCGTCCGGTCGGCGTGCACGGTGACCGGAGTGGGGGCCGGACCCGGGGCCGTACCGGTGGCGCCGGCCACCGGCGCGGTGCTCCACGCGGCGCCGACGGTGGCCATGGTCGCGGCGAGAAGGGCCGCGGTTCTCGTCAATCTGTTCACACAGGGAACGTATGGTCGCGGTGACGATCCCAGGCCGTCTTTACCTGATGATCAGGCAGTTGTGGCGCGTCCGCGGGAAGGGGAGGGCGGAGCCGCGTCCACGGTCCGCGGTCACTGGCCCATGACGTACTTGACGGTCGGCCCGGTGGTCCAGCCGCCGTCCACCGCGATCTCGGCGCCGGTGACGTAGGACGCGGCGTCGGACAGCAGGTACACGACGGCGCTCGCGATCTCGTGCGGCTCGCCGACCCGGCCCATGGGGGTGTTCGGATACCTTCCCTCGCCCTTCTCGATCCCGGCGGACGCGGTCATCCGCGTGTACGTCATCCCGGGGTGCACCGAGTTCACCCGTATCCGGGCGGTGCCCAGTTCCACCGCGCCGATCTTCGTCAGCCCTCGTACGCCCCATTTGGAGGCTCCGTAGCCGGCGGTCAGCGCCAGGCCCATCAGGCCCGCCGCCGAGGAGATGTTGACGATGGAGCCGCCGCCGTTCTCCCTCATCACGGGGATCACGGTCTTCATGCCGATGAAGACGCCGGTGAGGTTGATGTCGAGCACCTTGCGGAAGTGCTCCACGGACTCGGCCTCCAGCGACTGCCCCGTCGGGATACCCGCGTTGTTCACCAGGCCGTGCGGGGCGCCGAACGCGTCGAGCGTGAAGTCGGCGACGCGCCGCCAGTCCTGCTCGGAGGTGACGTCGTGGTGCAGGAAGCGGGCGTTCGCGCCGAGTTCGGCGGCGGTGGCCTCGCCCTCGTCGTCGAGGACGTCGGTGATCACCACCCGGGCTCCGGCCTCGACCGCCTGACGGGCCGCTTCGGCGCCGAGGCCGCGGGCGCCGCCGGTGATGACGACGGTCTTGCCGGTGAGGCCGTTCATGGTGTGCTCCTTGGGTGCGGTGCGGTGCGGTGCGGTGCGGTGCGGTGCGGTGTACGGGGGCGGGTGATGTCGATGGCGGGGCGGGGCGGGGTGGTCCAGGCCGGCCCGCGAGGTGCGCGGGCCGGTGACCGGCCGTCAGAAGTGGGTGCCGCCGTCCACACGGACCTCGGTGCCGGTGATGAACCTGCCGTCCTCGGAACCGAGCATCGCGACCACCGAGGCCACCGTCTCCGGTCCCGCGAAGCCCTGGCCGAGCGCGGGGGAGAGCTTCGCGAACAGGCCCATGTCGGCGTCCTCGGGCAGCCCCGGGCCCATGCTCTGCCCGCTGGCACCGCTGCCGTCGGTCATGCCGGAGGAGATGGAGCCGGGCTGCACGGCGGTGAAGCGGATGCCCTGCCTGGCGTACTCGCTCGCGAGCGCGTGCGTCATGGACTGGATGCCGCCCTTGCTCGCCGCGTACGCCGCCATGTAGGGGTGGGCGAACGCCGCCGAGGTCGAGCTGAAGTTGACGACCGCCGCGTCCCGGCCCTCGAGCAGCGCCGGAATGGACTCGCGGATCACCAGGAAGGTGCCGACGAGATTGACCTGGACGACGCGGGTGAAGGCGTCGAGGCTCGTCTCGTGGGTGTGCGAGGAGCGCAGGATGCCGGCCGCGTTGACCAGCACGTCCAGGCCGCCGAGGGTGGCGGTCGCGGCGGCGACACCGTCGCGGACCGACGACTCGTCGGCGATGTCGACGACGCGGGTGGACAGCCGCTCGGCGTCGGCGCCGGCCTTCCCGACGGTGTCCCGCAGGCCCTGCTCGCTGATGTCCGCGGCCACGACCGTGCCGCCCTCGGCGAGGATGCGCAGCGCGGTGGCCTGGCCGATGCCCGAGCCGCCGCCCGTGATCAGTGCGCGACGGCCTTCATAGCGGTTCATGTCTTCTTCTCCAACCCGGCCGGTCGGTGTCCGGCGCGGCCCTGTGGCGCCGGCCCTCTTGCCGCGCCGGCGCTGTCGATGCGTTCACGTTACGCCTGGGTGGCACGTTTTGCCATCTCGTCACGGCATGCCAAACGTCGAGCGCGGGGCGTAGGCTTCCGAGGTGAGCAGCAACCCGTCCACCTCCCTGACCGAGCGCCGCAAGGCCGCCACCCAGCTCGACATCGCGCACGCGGCGGCGGAGCTCTTCGCCATCGACGGCCCCCATGGAACGACCGCGGAGGACATCGCCCGGCGGGCGGGTGTCGCGCTGCGGACCTTCTACCGGTACTTCCGCTCCAAGCAGGACGCGGTGACTCCGCTGCTCGCCGCGGGTGCCGACCGCTGGCGGGCGCTGCTGGAGGCGACGGAGCCCGGCACGGCGCTGCCCCGGGCGCTGGAGGCCGCGGTCGAGCAGGCGCTGTCCGTGCCGGACGAGGAGTCCGTCCAGGCACTGTTGCGTACGCGCGGGCTGCTGCGGGCGGCGGTGGACGACCCCGCGCTGCGGGCGGTCTGGTACCGGGTGAACCAGGAGTCGGAGGAGCGCCTGGTCCCGGTCATCGCCCGGCTCGCGGGCCGGCCCGCCGGGCAGCTGGAGGTGCGGCTCGCGGCGGCGGCCGCCACCGACGCCATCCGGATCGCGCTGGAGACGTGGGCCGACACGGAGGCCGGCGCCGAGGGTCCGGGCTCACCCGCCGAGCTGGCGACGCGCTGCCTGCGCCAACTCGTCGGCGGAATGCCCCCGTTGGGGGAGTGAGGCGGCTCGTCAGACGAAGAAGGCGTTCATGCCGGGAACGTCGGACAGGTAGGTCTCGATGCCTGTGATCCTGCCGTCGCGCAGGCGGCAGACGGTGGTCAGGTACTCGTCGAGGATCGCGTCCGGGCGCCGGGCGGTGTTGTGCAGCGACAGCGCCATGTTCTCGCGGCTGACCAGGATGTGCAGCAGCTCGAAGGACAGTCCGTAGGACGCGATCTTCCGGGCGCGCTCGACCACGGCGTCCGCGCCGACGACGGTGCCGCTGACGGTGTTGTCGCCCGGCAGGGTCCAGGTGGCGTCGTCGTGGAGCATGAGCCGGATGGCCGGCCAGTCGCCGGAGGTGAGCGCGGCGTGGAAGTGCCGGCCGAGGTCGTGGGCGGTGGTGGTCGTGGTCATGGCGGTCCCCTTCGGGGTGCGAGCGACGGTGCGAGTGACGGCACGGCTAAAGCAGATCGCTTTGCTTTAGGGAGGCTAACGCCCCCCGTCCGCTAAAAGCAATCCGATCTGCGTTAGCCTGGGGAGTGTGAATGCCGAACCCCTCGCCAAGCGCCCCGGCGGCCGCAGCGCCCGCGTCCAGGCGGCCGTCCACCAGGCACTCACCGACCTGGCCGGTGAGTGCGACGTGACCCAGCTGACGATTCCCGCGGTGGCCGAGCGCGCCGGGGTCAACCCCACCACCATCTACCGGCGCTGGGGCACGTTGCAGGCCCTGCTCGCCGAGGTCGCGGCCCTGCGGGGGGCCGACGCCCCGCCGTCCTCCAGCGGCGACCTCCGCACGGACCTGGAGGCGTACGCGGTCCGGACACTGGCCGATCTGACCCGGCCCGGCGGTATCGCGTTCTTCCAGGCGGAGGTCTCACCCGACATCGACGAGCGCCGCAGCGGCCTGCGGGAATGCCTGCGACGCGCCACGGTGGGCCTGGACATGGTCCTAGCGGCCTCCCGCGAGCGGGGCGAGACGCCGCCGCCGACGGAGCGGCTGCTCGACCGGATCGTCGCCCCGCTCTACTTCCGCGTCGTCTTCTCCGTGCCGGACACCGACGAGACCTACGCCCGCGCCCTGGTGGCCGACCTGTTCAGCGGGACCTGGCACACGCCCGTCGAACTCCGCTGAGAATCGCGGTACTTCGCCGGGACGGGTCACCGGCAGGCCGCCATGTTCCGGCGGAACCCGCGCACCGGCGGCCCATCCTCGAACCTGCCGTCCGGCGGGAGCGAAGGGCGCCGGGAGGCGGTGGAGCGGCGCGCCCACGGCACGCCGCCCCGGCACCGTTCAGCGGCTGGTGAGCAGGAGCCGGCTCGACCCGTCGGGCAGCCCGGCGATGCCGACCTGGTCCCCCGCGAAGGTTCCGGCGCCCCGGAGCCCGCCGACCGCCCGGAAGGGCGTCCACTCCCCGTCCCGGCCCCGGACGGCGTGGTACACGTTCCCGTCCAGTCCGACGGCGACCAGCTGACCGTCCCCGTCGGGCATGCCGGCGACGGCGACCGCCGAGGCCCCCATCGGACCGCCCGCCGGCCCGGACGGACTGTCCCAGCCCGACCAACCGCCGTCCGCCCGCCGCACGGTGTGCCATACGTGCCCGTCGAGGCCGATGGCGGCGATCTGGCTGTCACCGTCCGGCAGGGCGGCGATGGACAGGGCAGGCCCGGCGAAGTCCGGCGCGCCGACCCCGGGGACCAGCGACCAGCCGCTCCAGCCGCCGCCGGCGGCACGGGTGTCCACCCGCATCCGGCCGTCCGCGCCGTAGACCAGCACCTACGAGGAGCCGTTCGGCATACCGGCGATCGCGACCCTGGTGGCCTTCCCCCGGCCCGAGTCGTCGCCCGCCATGGCCGCCCAGCCCTGCCAGGAACCGTCGGCGTGACGGATGTTGTGGTAGGTGTATCCGTCCGTGCCGATCGCCGTGATCTGGGAGTCGCCGTTCGGCATGCCCGTGATCGCGACGTCCTTGGCCGCGAACCCGGTCTTCTTGTTGTCCGCCGCCGTCAGGGCGCGCCAGCCCTGCCAACCACCGTCCGCTCCGCGTACGTTGTGCCAGACATTGCCGTCGAGCCCGATGCCCAGAACCTGGACGCTGCCGTCGGGCAGCGCGGCGACGGCCTCCCGGCTCCCCGCGAACCGGAACGCGTCGCCCGCGCCCGCCAGGGGGCTCGGCGCGGTCCACGTACCGTCCGCCGCGCGGGCCGTGTCGTAGAACGTGTGCGAGGTGACCGGCTGCGGGAGGTTCTTGGAGATGATCTCCCGCTCCAGGTCGCCGGACCCCACCCCGTTGCGGTTCTGGTTCACATCGTCGTGCATGACGATGTTCATGTTGTCCGTGACGTTGGTGCTGTTCCAGGAGGTCCGGAGCTTGGCGAGCAGCTGCCGGTTCAGCTCGTCCTCCAGACTGAGCAGGAAGTTGTCCGCCTTCCAGGCGGAGGTGAGCTTGAGCGCCGCCAGGATCTGCGTGATCGCGGCGTCGGGTATGGAGTCGGTGGGGTCGATGATGCCCTGCTGCACGAAGAACTTGTCCGCCGCCGTGCCCGGTGCCCGTCCCAGTACCTCGTCACCCCGCTGGAGCACCGCGTCGAAGGTCTTCTGCGACAGCTTCGGGTCGAGGGCCGCCTTCAGGATGTCCTGCCACGCGGTGCTGGCCCCGACGTAACTGCCGCGGTAGTCCTGCACGTCCGGCTGGTGCCAGGCCCAGGGGTACGCCGTGCTGTCCGTGTCGTCGACGATGACGACATGCCTGCCCGCCGCCATGAACTGGTCGTACGTCGACGTCGGGCGCAACGAGTCGTCGGCGATGGCCGGATGGCCCGCGCCGCCGCCCACCAGATCGCCCAGCTCGGTGATGGCCTCGCGCCGGTCCTGCTGGAGGGTGGCCGCGGGACCGGTGGCCGTCACCCGCAGGATCACGATCTCCCTGGGATGCGCGGTGATCCAGTCGGCGATCTCCCGCGCCTGGCCCGGGATCACCCCGCCCTTGCCGTCCGGGGCGTCGAAGAAGAGCCGCCCCAGCGGTCCGCCGTGATAGCTGAACCACTTCCCGTCCTGTTTGCACAGGCGCAGGTCGAGATAGCGCGAGCCGCCGTCCAGCTGCTGGACCAGGGAACCGCTCTGGGTGCGTGACATGCTCGCCGCCAGCGCCGGCCACGTGCGGGCGGTGCCGACCGTGTCGCCGGCGTCGCACATGCCGCTGTCCTTCGTGATGCCGGCGGTGCCCGCGTCATGACTGCCGGGGATCACGACCTGGTTCATCGGACGATCGCCGATCGTGCCGCGCAGCTGGTCCATCCATGAACCCAGCGCGATGTCCGCGGGCGCCGGAGCGGCCGGGCCAAAGACCGCTTCGACGGCCGGCGCGGCCCCGGTCCCCGCCGTACCGGCGGCCGCCCTCGCCGTCGCCGTGCTCGCCACCGCCGGCACCGCTGTCACGGCCCCCGCCGCCAACACCAGCGTGGTGACGGTCAGTCTTCGCCTCACTGCCCTGCCGCGCGTGCCCATGCGCATGTCCCTTCGGTCTCGGATGTGCGGCACCGTTCTACGGGGATCTCGCGCTCGTCTCACCCCTGCGGATGGCGAGCCGCGGCGCGTCTTGTGACGACGGCGGGGAGCTGATAGAAGCGCCCGGCCACCCGGTCCCGGCCGCTTCGGGCGGGCGGTGACGGGCGGGTCACGCCGATCCGGTGGGCGAAGCCCCGGGCGCGGGCCACGATTCACCGCCCGAACTGCTCAGCAGGAGTGAGCACTTCGCTCCGTACGACCCGGGAAGGGCGTCCGGCGCGGCCGAGCGCAGGAGTGATCGCGGGGTGTGAGCGATTGGCCCGGACGGCTCCCGCACGGCACCGCGATGTACCTAGGCTGCCGAGGACGCGGGAGGAACCACCTGCCGCACGGCCGGGAAGCGGAGCCGCACCGGCCGCGGCGCGGGCCGGGGTGTCCACGCGGATCAGCCGACGCCCCTCGAACCCTAGGAACTTTCCCTGATCCGCTCGCCACCCGCTTCGGAGAAGCTGACGGTCGGCGACGGGACACCGGTGGACGCCGTCATCGACAGCACCGCTCCGCGACCGGGACACGAAGCCATGCGCACGGGGCGGATCATGAGTGGAGTTTCGAAGTTTGCATTCCTTGACACATGCGACGGCCGCGTCGGGAAGGCCGCCGTATGCACGGACCGATGAGACGCGCGCGGCGGGGGAGCGGTGCCGCCGCGCGGACCTCCACCTGGCCCGCACCGCGGGACGGAGACGCGGATGAACGAGGGGACGCGCGACACCCGCATCTCGACCGTCCTGACCCTCTTGTCGCAGCGCGGAGAGCTCCCGGTCCGTCTGCTGCCCTCGGTTCTGGGCGTCTCCGGGCCCACCGTGCGCCGGGACCTCGCCGTCATGGAGGAGAGGGGGCTGATCCGGCGGTCGTACGGGAGGATCGCCGCCGCCCGGCGCAGCGCCGAACTGCCGGTGAGCCTGCGGCGGTCGCAGAACACCGAGGCGAAGCGCCGGATCGGCGCGCTCGCCTCCTCCCTCATCCCGAGCCGCCCGCTCACCCTGGCGCTCAGCGGAGGCAGCACGGCGGGCTTCGTGGCGAGGAGCCTGGCCGGCAGGTCGGACCTGACGGTGGTCACCAACGGGCTCGACACCGCCACCATCCTGACGGAGCGTCAGGCAGCCAGGGTGGTGGTCACCGGCGGCACGGCACGGCCGTTGTCCAACGACCTGGTCGGCAGACCGGCCGAGCGGACACTGCGTTCCTACCGCTTCGACTACGCGATCGTGGGGGCCGACGGCATCAGCCCGGCGGCTGGGTTCACCCAGTACAGCTGCGACGGAGCGGAGATCGACCGGGTCATGCTGGAGCAGGCGACGCGGCGGATCGTCGTGGCCGACAGCTCGAAACTGGGGCAGGTGCACCAGGCCAAGATCGCCGGCATCGACGCGGTCCACACCGTGGTCACGGACTCGCACGCGAACACGGACATGGTCGCCAGACTGCGCGGGACCGGCCTGAACATGGTGCTCGTGGTCATCCCCCCGTCCGTACGGCCCCACCGCCGCCGGCCCTCCTGACACGCGGGGCCGCCCCGGCCCGGGGCGTGCTTCCGGCTCACCGGCGACCGTCCGCGCCGCCCGCCTCCTGGACCCGCCGGCGCAGTTCGCCACGGCTGCGCAGGCCCAGCTTCACGAACACGCCGCGCAGGTGGTACTCGATCGTCTTCACGCTGAGCGTCAGCTCGTCGGCGATCTCCCGGTTGGTGCAGCCGAGCCCCACCAGGCGGGCCACCTCGCGCTCGCGTCCGGTGAGCAGTCGGTCCAGAGCCGATGTGTCCGGGCGTTCGGGCACGCGGGCCCGGCGCTCGGCCCGGCACTCCTCCAGGAACGGCCGCGCGCCCAGCCGGGTGAACACGTCTTCGGCGCTGTCGAAGTACGCGCGCGCCGCTCCCGCCGCGCCGAGTGCCGCCGACACCCGCCCGCGGGAGATCTCCAGCAGCCCGCGCACCAGCGGGATGTCCCGGCCGGGCCCGAGCAGTCCGACCGCCTCGGTGTACCGGCCGAGCGCGGCCTCGTGCGCGCCCGCCGCCTCCGCCGTACGACCCCGCAGCCAGGCGTCGGCGACCCGCAGGTGCCAGTTGGCCGCGGCGCCCGTGGCCGTCAGCTCCGCCACGGCCGCCCGCGCGAGATCGGCCAGACCGCACTCGACGAGCGACTCGGCGAAAAAGGGCAGCCAGCTCGTGGAGACGATCCGCACACGCTCGGAGTGCGCGGAACGCTCGGCCAGCATCTGGAGGGCGTCCACCACCCCGCGGTGGTCGCCCCGCGCCCGCGCCCCCATCGCCCGGGCCATGGCCGTGTGGTACTGCGGCCCCCCGAAGTCCAGCGGCTGGGCCAGTCCTCGGGCCCGGCGCAGACCCGCCTCGGCCGCTCCGGCGTCGCCCCGGAACGCGTCGAGGACCGAGCGCAGGGACCACAGGGCGGGCGGGTCGAAACAGCGCCCCTGCTCGTCGTCGAGCGCCGTCTCCACTTCCCGTACCGCCCGGTTCCAGTCGCCGCCCAGCAGATGACACATGGCGAGGTGGACCGAGGCGCTCGTCCCGAGGAGCCGTGCGGCGCCGGGGCGGCGGCGGGCCGTCACCATGGTCAGATCGGTCGTCCCGGACGAGAGTTGCGCGTCCGCGAGCCGGAGTATGCCCCGGACGGTCAGGGCCGGGAGGTCCTCCTCACCGATCCGGTCCGCGTCCTCGGGCAGGCCGGCCAGGAGATCCAGACCGGCCCGGGGGCCGTCCCGCAGCGCCGTACCGTAGGCGGCCAGAGCCCGTGCCGCCTGCCGGACACCCGGGGGTACGACGACGCAGGGACCCTGCGCGCAGACCTCCAGGAGGCCACCGGACGGCGGGCCGGCGTCGGCGGCTTCATCCGGCGCGGGCCGGTCCATGGCCGGACCGGTTCCCCGGTGGCGTCCGGCGGGACCGTACGGGCATGCCTCGCCCTCCGGGGGAGCCGGGCTGAGGGCCTGGTCGGCGTGGAGCCGGGTGGCTTCCCCCTGGCCCAGGATGGCGTGCACCAGGGCCAGTTCGGTGCGCACGACCGCCCGTTGGCCGGGATGAGCCCCCCGCAGGGACTGCCCCGCCTGGTCCAGCAGCCGCCGTGCCGAGGTGAGACGGCCGGCGGCGAACTCGGTCAGGCCCAGCGCCTCGTCCCGCCACGGGCACGGCCGGCGGGCGGCCACCGCCTCCCCGTGCCGGGTCAGCTCCCCGTCGGCGCCGGCCCAGAAGAGGAGCCGCACCGCGCCGTAGAACAGATGGTCGGTCCGGTGGTCGTCGGCGTGCGAGAGGGACGCCGCCGACAGCAGCGTCCGTGCCGCGTGCAGGAGCCCGCCCTCGGCGAGTTCGTGGGCCGCGGTCTCCAGGAGGTCGGCGGACAGGCGGAGGTCGACGGTCTCGGCGGCCGCCACCTTGTGCGCCAGACCCCGCCGCTCGTCGACCGCGCCGGCCGCGGCGACGTGCAGCGCGCGCCGCCGCGCGGCCGGCAGCGTGTCGTACAGCGCGTCGCGGAACACGCCGTGCCGGATCGCGACGGTGGGCACGTGGACATCCGTCCGCGTGATGAACTCCTCGTGGACCAGCGGGTCCAGCGCCGAGGCGCAGTCGGGGGCGCCCAGGACGGTACTCAGGGTCGGCACGGTCGCGGAACCGCCGAGCACGGCCAGCGCCTCCAGGGCCGCCACACCTTCGGCGGGCACGCCCTTCAGCTGACGCCGTACCACGGAGGCGGGCAGAGCGGGCCAGGGCGGGCCGCCGGGCCGCGCGGTGGTGTGGCCGTCGAGCAGGCTCCTGAGATACAGCGGGTGGCCGCCGGACCGCAGCACCAGGCGCCGGGTGAGCACGTCGTCGGCGAGATCGCCGAGCGCGGTGGCCACCAGGGCCCCCGCCTCCGCTTCCCCCAGTCCGGCCAGGTCGACGTGGGTCAGCGGGGCCACCGTGTGCAGGGCCCGCAGGACCTCCTCGTCCCAGCCGCGCGTGTGCCGCGCGGCCAGCACGAGGCACAGGGGACCGCCCTCGCGCGCGGCCTCGAACAACACCTTCAGCGAAGCGCCGTCGGCCCATTGGGCGTCGTCCACGAACAGGGCCCAGGGGGCCGCCGCCGGCATGTCAAGGAACTCCCGCAGCGCACGCGGCCCCGGGGCGGCGGCGGGCTTCTTCCGCGCCGGTGCGCTCGGCTCTCCGGCCGGGGAGCGGCCCGGCACCCGCACCGCGGCCTGACGCAGCAGGCGGGACAGGCAGTCGCCGTCGGAAGGCGCCAAAGACGGTGTCGCCGCGCTCTCCAGCACGGAGAAGCCGCTCAGGCCGGCCAGGAACCGGCGCACGAGGGCCGTCTTTCCGACGCCGGGCGGCCCCTGCACGAGCACGACCGTGGCCGTACCCGCGCGGGCGGAGTCGGCGGCGGCGCGCAGCGCCCGCGACTCGCTCAGGCGGCCGGTGAACATCCCCACCCTTTCCGCCGGGGCCGGGCGTCTGGGTATCCAGGCCATGACCTCGGCTCCGCACTGTGGAACGGCAGCCTATGCCACCGACGCCGTATCCCTCGACGGCGGACAGGCACCCGCCACGACCGCGGCGCACCCCCGATCGGACGGACCGATCCCCGCGCCACCCGTCGAAATCGGAATATCGGTGCCGAGCCGCCGGAACGGAATGAAACCCGGCTAGGACATCCGGAAAGTGTCCGGGCGGACCGTGCGTAAACGGTGAGCGTTTTCGGTCCGTCGTCATCGGCTCCGGTCATCCCGGTCCGCCGAGGGGGAACGGCGACCCGGGGCACGCCGGCGCGTGGCCGCCCGGGACCGTTGCCGAGGTATCACCGCAGGTAGCTCAGCCAGGGAACGCCATCAGAGTGCGCGGAGAGCCGCGTCGCACGTGCGGGCGGCGGTTCCGGGCCGGGCCCGGGGAGGCGGTCTCGGGGTTCCGGTTCCCCAAGGCACCTGCGAATTCCGCGCCTTGACGAGTATCAATACCGAGGACTAAAACGCATCGCGGAGCCGGCCGCAGCAGTCACCTTCCCCCACGAATTCCCGCGTACCCCAGGCCGCTCTCCCCGCTCACGAACAGACCCTCTCCTCGTGAAGGCCGAGTGATTCGGCAGTCCGCCGGAGGAAAGCAATGTGGAGGCATGCCGCAATGAGAAGCAGGACTCATCTGGACCGCGGGCCGGGCGCCGCCGGAAGGAGGCGCCGCCTGTGCGCGGCGGCCGTGAGCGCGGGCCTGGCCACCGGCGCCCTGATCTCCCTCCCGGCCGGCCACGCGTCCGCCGCCGTCCGGCAGACGGTGGCCGTACCCGCGTACTTCAACCCGGCCGACGGCGATCTGTGGGCGCGGCTGTCCAGTCCGGCCCCCGGCGCGGGCCTGGCCGTCGCCAATCCGCAGTCCGGCCCCGGCGACGGCAAGGACGGCGGCTACGCGAGCGCCATCAAGAACGCGCACGACGCCGGCACGAAGGTGATCGGATACGTCGACTCCGGATACCTCGGCACCAAGGGCTGGACCGCGCCCGACGGCGGCACGTCCATCGACGACTGGGTCGACGGCGCGGAGCGGAACGTCGACAAGTGGTACAGCTACTACGGCGCTTCCGGCCTGGACGGGATCTTCTTCGACGACGGCCTCACCGCCTGCGGCACCCCGTCCGACGCCACCGCCTACGTCGACGCCTACAACAGGCTCCGGTCCTATGTGAAGGGCAAGGACGCCGGCGCCAAGGTCGTCATCAACCCGGGTGCCTCGCCCGAGGAGTGCTACACACAGGCCGCCGACACACTGGTCACCTTCGAGGGCACCTACGACGACTATGTGAACCACTACGGCGACGACCGCGCGTCCTGGGAGGCATCGGCCGACCCGTCCAAGATCTGGCACCTGATCCACACCACGGGAAGCCAGGCGCGGATGCAGAACGCCATCGCCCTCTCGAAGCAGCGCGGCGCGGGCTACGTCTACGTCACCGACGACGACAACTCCCACCCCCCGGGCCAGGACTGGGGCAACCCGTGGGACACCCTCCCGTCGTACTGGTCCGCCGAGGTGAACACCGTCGGCTGACCGCGGCCGGTCCTGGTCGCCGCCCGTCCCCTCTCACCCCTCTCGGAGCGTCATATGAGGGCCCTACCCGCCCCACCCCGCAGGATCGCCCTGCTGGCACTGCCCGCCCTGCTCCTCCTCATACCGGTGCTGTGGCCGCGGCTGACGCAGCCCGCGTCGGCCGACACCGGCTCCTTCTCGCTGCTGTACGACCCCGGCCCCTCGCACGACTGCTACGGAATGGTCGTGGAGGACCCGCCGGACAAGAACACGACACCCGATCCCGGGCGTACCAGCAGCGCCGGCTGCGGTGCCTTCGCCGGGACCAAGGAGTTCACCCGGAAGAGCCCCGAGCGTCCCACCTGGGACATCGGCACCTACGGGTGGAACACCTCCGACTGGGGGACCTCACCCGGCTACTCCTTCACCACCCAGACCGCCGACAAGACGGTGACCATGCAGAACGACGCCTCCGGGGTCTGCGGACTGCACGAGACCAACGTCAGCTACACCTACCCCGACTCCCAGCTCGAACCGGGGCC comes from the Streptomyces sp. SUK 48 genome and includes:
- a CDS encoding TetR family transcriptional regulator → MSSNPSTSLTERRKAATQLDIAHAAAELFAIDGPHGTTAEDIARRAGVALRTFYRYFRSKQDAVTPLLAAGADRWRALLEATEPGTALPRALEAAVEQALSVPDEESVQALLRTRGLLRAAVDDPALRAVWYRVNQESEERLVPVIARLAGRPAGQLEVRLAAAAATDAIRIALETWADTEAGAEGPGSPAELATRCLRQLVGGMPPLGE
- a CDS encoding glucose 1-dehydrogenase, giving the protein MNGLTGKTVVITGGARGLGAEAARQAVEAGARVVITDVLDDEGEATAAELGANARFLHHDVTSEQDWRRVADFTLDAFGAPHGLVNNAGIPTGQSLEAESVEHFRKVLDINLTGVFIGMKTVIPVMRENGGGSIVNISSAAGLMGLALTAGYGASKWGVRGLTKIGAVELGTARIRVNSVHPGMTYTRMTASAGIEKGEGRYPNTPMGRVGEPHEIASAVVYLLSDAASYVTGAEIAVDGGWTTGPTVKYVMGQ
- a CDS encoding DeoR/GlpR family DNA-binding transcription regulator codes for the protein MNEGTRDTRISTVLTLLSQRGELPVRLLPSVLGVSGPTVRRDLAVMEERGLIRRSYGRIAAARRSAELPVSLRRSQNTEAKRRIGALASSLIPSRPLTLALSGGSTAGFVARSLAGRSDLTVVTNGLDTATILTERQAARVVVTGGTARPLSNDLVGRPAERTLRSYRFDYAIVGADGISPAAGFTQYSCDGAEIDRVMLEQATRRIVVADSSKLGQVHQAKIAGIDAVHTVVTDSHANTDMVARLRGTGLNMVLVVIPPSVRPHRRRPS
- a CDS encoding TetR/AcrR family transcriptional regulator; translation: MNAEPLAKRPGGRSARVQAAVHQALTDLAGECDVTQLTIPAVAERAGVNPTTIYRRWGTLQALLAEVAALRGADAPPSSSGDLRTDLEAYAVRTLADLTRPGGIAFFQAEVSPDIDERRSGLRECLRRATVGLDMVLAASRERGETPPPTERLLDRIVAPLYFRVVFSVPDTDETYARALVADLFSGTWHTPVELR
- a CDS encoding SDR family NAD(P)-dependent oxidoreductase; the protein is MNRYEGRRALITGGGSGIGQATALRILAEGGTVVAADISEQGLRDTVGKAGADAERLSTRVVDIADESSVRDGVAAATATLGGLDVLVNAAGILRSSHTHETSLDAFTRVVQVNLVGTFLVIRESIPALLEGRDAAVVNFSSTSAAFAHPYMAAYAASKGGIQSMTHALASEYARQGIRFTAVQPGSISSGMTDGSGASGQSMGPGLPEDADMGLFAKLSPALGQGFAGPETVASVVAMLGSEDGRFITGTEVRVDGGTHF
- a CDS encoding nuclear transport factor 2 family protein, which gives rise to MTTTTTAHDLGRHFHAALTSGDWPAIRLMLHDDATWTLPGDNTVSGTVVGADAVVERARKIASYGLSFELLHILVSRENMALSLHNTARRPDAILDEYLTTVCRLRDGRITGIETYLSDVPGMNAFFV
- a CDS encoding LuxR family transcriptional regulator, with translation MFTGRLSESRALRAAADSARAGTATVVLVQGPPGVGKTALVRRFLAGLSGFSVLESAATPSLAPSDGDCLSRLLRQAAVRVPGRSPAGEPSAPARKKPAAAPGPRALREFLDMPAAAPWALFVDDAQWADGASLKVLFEAAREGGPLCLVLAARHTRGWDEEVLRALHTVAPLTHVDLAGLGEAEAGALVATALGDLADDVLTRRLVLRSGGHPLYLRSLLDGHTTARPGGPPWPALPASVVRRQLKGVPAEGVAALEALAVLGGSATVPTLSTVLGAPDCASALDPLVHEEFITRTDVHVPTVAIRHGVFRDALYDTLPAARRRALHVAAAGAVDERRGLAHKVAAAETVDLRLSADLLETAAHELAEGGLLHAARTLLSAASLSHADDHRTDHLFYGAVRLLFWAGADGELTRHGEAVAARRPCPWRDEALGLTEFAAGRLTSARRLLDQAGQSLRGAHPGQRAVVRTELALVHAILGQGEATRLHADQALSPAPPEGEACPYGPAGRHRGTGPAMDRPAPDEAADAGPPSGGLLEVCAQGPCVVVPPGVRQAARALAAYGTALRDGPRAGLDLLAGLPEDADRIGEEDLPALTVRGILRLADAQLSSGTTDLTMVTARRRPGAARLLGTSASVHLAMCHLLGGDWNRAVREVETALDDEQGRCFDPPALWSLRSVLDAFRGDAGAAEAGLRRARGLAQPLDFGGPQYHTAMARAMGARARGDHRGVVDALQMLAERSAHSERVRIVSTSWLPFFAESLVECGLADLARAAVAELTATGAAANWHLRVADAWLRGRTAEAAGAHEAALGRYTEAVGLLGPGRDIPLVRGLLEISRGRVSAALGAAGAARAYFDSAEDVFTRLGARPFLEECRAERRARVPERPDTSALDRLLTGREREVARLVGLGCTNREIADELTLSVKTIEYHLRGVFVKLGLRSRGELRRRVQEAGGADGRR